Proteins encoded by one window of Glycine soja cultivar W05 chromosome 15, ASM419377v2, whole genome shotgun sequence:
- the LOC114385730 gene encoding GTP 3',8-cyclase, mitochondrial-like isoform X1, producing MRRYLSKLIHGPVGFNPSNSFPQLNCEMGSYCAARRTNRQALFSGNNEYATRAFATTSCASLSEDQPKDNPVSDMLVDSFGRLHTYLRISLTERCNLRCQYCMPADGVELTPSPQLLTKTEILRCANLFVSSGVNKIRLTGGEPTIRKDIEDICLELSNLKGLKTLSMTTNGIALARKLPKLKECGLNSVNISLDTLVPAKFEFMTRRKGHEKVMDAINASIDLGFNPVKVNCVVMRGFNDDEICDFVELTREKPIDIRFIEFMPFDGNVWNVKKLVPYSEMLDKVMKRFTSLKRVQDHPTDTAKNFTIDGHEGRVSFITSMTKHFCAGCNRLRLLADGNFKVCLFGPSEISLRDPLRRGAEDDELKEIIGAAVKRKKASHAGMFDIAKTANRPMIHIGG from the exons CAGTTGAATTGTGAGATGGGTTCCTACTGTGCTGCCAGAAGAACTAATCGCCAAGCTTTGTTCAGTGGCAACAATGAATATGCCACAAGAGCTTTTGCAACAACCTCTTGTGCTTCATTGTCTGAAGATCAGCCAAAGGATAATCCTGTCTCTGATATGTTAGTAGATTCATTTGGAAGGCTTCACACTTACTTGAGAATATCTCTAACAGAGAGGTGCAATTTAAGATGTCAGTATTGTATGCCAGCAGATGGTGTGGAACTCACTCCTAGTCCTCAACTTTTAACAAAGACTGAGATTCTGCGATGCGCAAATCTGTTTGTAAGCTCTGGGGTAAATAAAATACGTTTGACGGGTGGGGAGCCAACTATTAGAAAAGATATTGAAGACATATGTTTGGAATTGTCAAACTTGAAGGGATTGAAGACATTGTCCATGACTACCAATGGTATTGCCCTGGCAAGAAAACTTCCAAAGCTGAAAGAATGTGGGCTTAATTCTGTGAACATTAGTTTAGACACTCTGGTACCGGCGAAGTTTGAGTTTATGACGAGACGCAAAGGGCATGAAAAAGTAATGGATGCAATTAATGCTTCCATAGACCTTGGATTTAATCCAGTTAAG GTCAATTGTGTTGTAATGCGTGGATTCAATGATGATGAAATCTGTGACTTTGTTGAGTTGACGCGTGAAAAGCCAATTGATATTCGGTTTATAGAGTTCATGCCCTTTGATGGAAATGTTTGGAATGTCAAGAAACTTGTACCCTACTCAGAAATGTTGGATAAAGTG ATGAAACGGTTTACAAGCTTAAAAAGAGTTCAGGATCACCCTACAGATACAGCTAAGAATTTCACAATAGATGGGCATGAAGGTAGAGTTTCATTTATCACATCGATGACTAAGCATTTTTGTGCTGGTTGCAATAGATTGCGACTACTAGCTGATGGAAACTTTAAAGTCTGTTTATTTGGTCCTTCAGAG ATTAGCTTAAGAGATCCCCTGAGACGTGGTGCAGAGGATGATGAACTTAAAGAGATAATAGGGGCAGCA GTGAAGAGGAAGAAAGCTTCACATGCTGGTATGTTTGACATAGCAAAGACTGCAAATAGGCCCATGATACATATTGGTGGATAA
- the LOC114385730 gene encoding GTP 3',8-cyclase, mitochondrial-like isoform X2, translated as MRRYLSKLIHGPVGFNPSNSFPLNCEMGSYCAARRTNRQALFSGNNEYATRAFATTSCASLSEDQPKDNPVSDMLVDSFGRLHTYLRISLTERCNLRCQYCMPADGVELTPSPQLLTKTEILRCANLFVSSGVNKIRLTGGEPTIRKDIEDICLELSNLKGLKTLSMTTNGIALARKLPKLKECGLNSVNISLDTLVPAKFEFMTRRKGHEKVMDAINASIDLGFNPVKVNCVVMRGFNDDEICDFVELTREKPIDIRFIEFMPFDGNVWNVKKLVPYSEMLDKVMKRFTSLKRVQDHPTDTAKNFTIDGHEGRVSFITSMTKHFCAGCNRLRLLADGNFKVCLFGPSEISLRDPLRRGAEDDELKEIIGAAVKRKKASHAGMFDIAKTANRPMIHIGG; from the exons TTGAATTGTGAGATGGGTTCCTACTGTGCTGCCAGAAGAACTAATCGCCAAGCTTTGTTCAGTGGCAACAATGAATATGCCACAAGAGCTTTTGCAACAACCTCTTGTGCTTCATTGTCTGAAGATCAGCCAAAGGATAATCCTGTCTCTGATATGTTAGTAGATTCATTTGGAAGGCTTCACACTTACTTGAGAATATCTCTAACAGAGAGGTGCAATTTAAGATGTCAGTATTGTATGCCAGCAGATGGTGTGGAACTCACTCCTAGTCCTCAACTTTTAACAAAGACTGAGATTCTGCGATGCGCAAATCTGTTTGTAAGCTCTGGGGTAAATAAAATACGTTTGACGGGTGGGGAGCCAACTATTAGAAAAGATATTGAAGACATATGTTTGGAATTGTCAAACTTGAAGGGATTGAAGACATTGTCCATGACTACCAATGGTATTGCCCTGGCAAGAAAACTTCCAAAGCTGAAAGAATGTGGGCTTAATTCTGTGAACATTAGTTTAGACACTCTGGTACCGGCGAAGTTTGAGTTTATGACGAGACGCAAAGGGCATGAAAAAGTAATGGATGCAATTAATGCTTCCATAGACCTTGGATTTAATCCAGTTAAG GTCAATTGTGTTGTAATGCGTGGATTCAATGATGATGAAATCTGTGACTTTGTTGAGTTGACGCGTGAAAAGCCAATTGATATTCGGTTTATAGAGTTCATGCCCTTTGATGGAAATGTTTGGAATGTCAAGAAACTTGTACCCTACTCAGAAATGTTGGATAAAGTG ATGAAACGGTTTACAAGCTTAAAAAGAGTTCAGGATCACCCTACAGATACAGCTAAGAATTTCACAATAGATGGGCATGAAGGTAGAGTTTCATTTATCACATCGATGACTAAGCATTTTTGTGCTGGTTGCAATAGATTGCGACTACTAGCTGATGGAAACTTTAAAGTCTGTTTATTTGGTCCTTCAGAG ATTAGCTTAAGAGATCCCCTGAGACGTGGTGCAGAGGATGATGAACTTAAAGAGATAATAGGGGCAGCA GTGAAGAGGAAGAAAGCTTCACATGCTGGTATGTTTGACATAGCAAAGACTGCAAATAGGCCCATGATACATATTGGTGGATAA